The nucleotide sequence ATACGTCCGGTCGGCTACTCTTCCGTTATATATGATTCGGAAGGTAACCAGACCACAAAACTTGTTGCTGCTGATTCAAACCGTATATATATGACCATAGATAAGATTCCTCTGGATCTTCAGCATGCTTTTGTCGCGATCGAGGATGAACGCTTCTATACTCATAACGGTATTGACCTTAAAGGTATTGTAAGGGCTGCCATCACAGGAATAACCAGCAGGGATTTTTCCCAGGGTGCAAGTACAATTACTCAGCAGCTTATCAAAAACAACGTATTCACCAGTTGGACCAGCGAATCTTCTTTTGCTGAGAAACTCAAGCGAAAGATCCAGGAACAGTTTCTTGCCGTTGAACTCGAGAAGCAGGACGGAGTTACTAAAGACACGATTTTGGAGCTCTATCTCAACACCATAAATCTCGGACAGAACACACTTGGAGTTCAGGCTGCATCTCTCAGATATTTTAATAAAAACGTATCCGAACTTAATCTGTCCGAATGTGCCGTAATTGCAGGAATCACACAGAATCCTTCAAAATACAATCCCATATCTCATCCTGACAATAATGCAGTCAGAAGAGAAAAGGTTCTTACGAATATGCTCGATCAGGGCTATATAACCCAGTCAGCCTACGAAGAAGCCATGGAGGACGATGTTTATTCAAGGATTCAGGTTGTAAATGCCAAAGCAGAATCCAATAGCGTTAACAGCTATTTTGTTGACGCGCTGACCAACCAGATCCTTTCTGATATGGTGGAAAAGCTTGGGTACACAGAAACACAGGCTTATAATCAGCTCTACTCCGGAGGTCTCTCCATATATACAACACAGGATCCGGAAATACAGGGAACCGTGGATGAGATCACTCAAAACGAAGAGAATTACCCTTCCGGAACAAAATATCTATTGGACTACAGTCTTACGGTATCCGATTCCGAAGGTGAATATCACAATTATTCCTCCGAAATGATGCAGGATTGGTTTGCAGATAACGGCTACAGCTCAAAACGTCTCTTCTCTTCAGAAGAGGAAGCTGAGGCAGCAAGCGAAGCCTACAAAGATTCAATACTTTCCGAGGGTTACACCTTCGTTTCTGAGAGCTTCTCTACAGCCCCGCAGCCTCAGATATCGCTTTCGATAATCGATCAGAAAACAGGTGAAGTAAAGGCAATTGTCGGTGGACGCGGAAAAAAGGATGCATCACTTACCCTTAACAGAGCTACAGATACTACCAGACAGCCGGGTTCTACCTTTAAGGTTGTTTCAACCTATGCCCCTGCCTTTGATTCTGCCGGACTTACGCTTGCTTCCACAGAAGTCGATGAGCCTTTCAGCTACTCAAACGGTCGTCCTGTTTCAAACTGGTACTCGGGCTATAAGGGTCTCTGTACATTGCGATATGGTATAGAACAGTCTTTGAATATCATTGCGGTTAAAACACTTACAAAGATCACACCTGAGCTCGGATTTAAGTATCTCCAGGATATGGGATTTACAACTTTGGTCGAAAGCCGCACAAACTCAAGCGGGCAGGTATTCTCAGATGTAACCCAGACACTCGCACTCGGCGGTATAACAGACGGTGTTAAAAATATAGAGCTTAATGCCGCTTACGCTTCGATAGCAAACGGTGGTATATATTGTAAGCCACGTTTCTATACCAAGATAATCGATCACGACGGAAACGTACTTATAAATAACAGCATAGAATCAAAAAGGGTGTTAAAAGCTACTACAGCTTATCTCCTAACATCTGCAATGCAGGACGTTATCACTCAGGGAACCGGTAAATTCGTTAATTTCGATGGAATGTCAATTGCCGGAAAAACCGGTACTACTTCTGATAATAAAGACGTATGGTTCGCCGGATATTCCCCCTACTATTGCTGTACAACCTGGGCAGGCTATGACAACAATGTTCAGCTTTCAACCTCAGATGAACAGCATCTTGCCAAAACAATGTGGAAACTTTCCATGAAAGCGATCCATGAAAATCTGGAAAATAAAGATTTTACAAAACCGGACGGAATAGTTGAAAAGGTCGTATGTAAAAAATCCGGAAAGCTTGCTGTTGACGGACTTTGTACCGTCGATGGCAGTGCTTATAAAGAAATATTTGATAAAGATAATTGTCCTACAGAAACCTGTACTATGCATGTTTCCGGATATGTATGTGCTGAAACCGGACTTCGTGCAAATGATACATGTCCTTATAAGACAATGGGTGTATATATCCAGTCAGAAGACGGAGGCGGAACAGAATACTGTCCTCACAATGTTGCCAATGGTTACATGACTATAATGCCTGATATGTCAGCTCTCTATCCCAATGCAGTAACTCCTGCCACGGGAACGGACAGCACCGGTGATTCTACGACAAGCAATGGCTCTACAGGTAATACAACTACAAATAGTACTGCTACAACCCACGCAACATCAGCCAGCGGTCAATAAGAACATATAAAAATGAGCGTATCATAGTGATATGCTCATTTTTCGTATAATAAATAATATATTATAGGTTCCTAAACGCGAAATGCAGGAACACACATTTACTGCGCGTTCCTGCAAATATAATCAAAAGATATTTTACATTGCTCCATGTATAAGGTTCAAAACTGTATCAAGTCCTTCAGCGTCCATCTGTCCCGGAGCTGAAACCTTTCCTACTGCACCGAATGTTGCTGCAGAACCAAAACACTCACCACAGAGTCTGGAGATCAGACCTGTTCCTGCCATTGACATTGTGATTATCGGTCTGTCTGCGATATTTGTTGCAAATTCTTCCGTGGCGCTGAGAAGTGTAAGAACATCTTTTTTAGACTTAGGCATAACAGCAATCTTAGGGATATCTGCACCAAGTTCCTGCATCTTCTTAAGTCTTCCTACAAGATCATCCTTATCCGGTGTTTTATTGAAATCGTGATTTGAAGCAATAACCTTCACACCGTGCTCATGAGCACCATCAATGATCTTTTTAACGATATCATCTCCTGTAAATGCCTCTACATCAACCATATCTACATAACCTGAAGCTGCTGCAGTAATATTAAGTCCTGCATATTCATCAGGATCTATTGCTTTCTCTCCACCCTCTTTTGAAGTCCTGAAAGTAAAGAGAATCGGAGTATCCCCAAGAGTCTCTCTGAGCTTCTTAGATGTCTCTAATACCTTGTCAGGATCAAAAATATCATCATACCAGTCAACTCGCCACTCAACGATATCGAATCTTACACCCTTAAAAGATTCTGCTGCTGATAATATCTCTTCTCTTGTCTTTCCAACGATAGGAACAATTATCTTCGGTATACCTTCACCGATAACTACATTTCTTACTTTAACAGTATTCATGGCAAATTCCTTTTCTAAAAAAACATCTTAACCCCCGCCTGTATTTTATCCCTGACGGGGGTTATGACTATGTCCGCTAGTTTAAAGCTTAGTTATTAGCTTCTACCATCTTAGTATATCTTAAGTTTACAAAAAGTCCAAGAAGGACACCAACAGCTGTAAGAACAATGTTCATTACCATAACACCTGAAGGTGTCATTGCTGAAGCTGCTGTAAGAATCGTGTAATTGCAAAGTGATGAAGCAATCATAACAAGTGCAGTTACAGTACCCTTGATCTTAGGGAAGAGCATATTGCAGACAGATGTTGCAATCTGAAGAAGTCCGCCGGCTCCTGCCCATCCGATAACGAAAGCTGCAACTTTGCAAACGCCTTCGCTTGGACTGATAAGTACAAATATAAGTGTTGCAAGACAGATTACAGGATATGCAACGATAAAACGAACATCCTTTATCTTTCTTGTAAGTGCTGCTGTTACAATAAGTGCAAGCATTGTTCCGATGGAATAATATGTCTGCATTATTGAAGGATCTTCCCAGCCAACATTTGTCTTTGCATAGTTCTGTGCACAGTTAAGCCAAAGCTGGAAAGTACCTGTACATGTAAAGCCGATAAGGATCATTGCAATTGACTCAAATGAGAAATGAGTATGCTTTAAGCTGTCAATAAGTCCCTCTTTCTTCTCACCCTTTGCTGCATCCGAATCCGGAAGAGGAAGGATAAGAATAAGTACGAGAAGTACTACATAAGCGATTCCGCATACATAGAAAAGGTTATTGTAGCTTACAAGTCCTGCTGCATTTGTTGCAACTGCCATTCCAAGGAAAAATGGGAGAAGCATCTGTGAAATAGCAATAAAGAACTTGATCCCCATTGTTGCAACACCGGGAGCATCACTGATGATCTCAGCAACTGCAGGGTAAATTCCTGTATCAAGGAATGAATTGGCAATACCACCGATTATCGCACATGCATAAGCGATCTGATATCCACCGTTGGCTCCTGCATTAAATGCAAACGCAAGACCAATAAGGTAAATGGCATAAGATGCCCCACCGATAACAACTGAAATACGACGTCCAAGCTTATCCGAAAGAGGTCCGGCAAAAGGAAGTGCAATAAGTCTTCCAAGACCAAGTGCAGCCGATATAGCTGTTATAGCCATTGCCTCAACTCCCCAGCTTGCAGCAAGTGCTTCCTTGATAACTGACTGTCCTAAAATTGAGCAGCCTACGCCGTGTACAAAATAATTCAAATAAAGGATAAAAGCTGCGGGAA is from Lachnospiraceae bacterium C1.1 and encodes:
- a CDS encoding PBP1A family penicillin-binding protein, with the translated sequence MNYSKSGARKRLNRVNSIMPGFSHMLTVFVAHVSVIAVIAAVVVSTAAVFGVFKGVIASSPEINDSDIRPVGYSSVIYDSEGNQTTKLVAADSNRIYMTIDKIPLDLQHAFVAIEDERFYTHNGIDLKGIVRAAITGITSRDFSQGASTITQQLIKNNVFTSWTSESSFAEKLKRKIQEQFLAVELEKQDGVTKDTILELYLNTINLGQNTLGVQAASLRYFNKNVSELNLSECAVIAGITQNPSKYNPISHPDNNAVRREKVLTNMLDQGYITQSAYEEAMEDDVYSRIQVVNAKAESNSVNSYFVDALTNQILSDMVEKLGYTETQAYNQLYSGGLSIYTTQDPEIQGTVDEITQNEENYPSGTKYLLDYSLTVSDSEGEYHNYSSEMMQDWFADNGYSSKRLFSSEEEAEAASEAYKDSILSEGYTFVSESFSTAPQPQISLSIIDQKTGEVKAIVGGRGKKDASLTLNRATDTTRQPGSTFKVVSTYAPAFDSAGLTLASTEVDEPFSYSNGRPVSNWYSGYKGLCTLRYGIEQSLNIIAVKTLTKITPELGFKYLQDMGFTTLVESRTNSSGQVFSDVTQTLALGGITDGVKNIELNAAYASIANGGIYCKPRFYTKIIDHDGNVLINNSIESKRVLKATTAYLLTSAMQDVITQGTGKFVNFDGMSIAGKTGTTSDNKDVWFAGYSPYYCCTTWAGYDNNVQLSTSDEQHLAKTMWKLSMKAIHENLENKDFTKPDGIVEKVVCKKSGKLAVDGLCTVDGSAYKEIFDKDNCPTETCTMHVSGYVCAETGLRANDTCPYKTMGVYIQSEDGGGTEYCPHNVANGYMTIMPDMSALYPNAVTPATGTDSTGDSTTSNGSTGNTTTNSTATTHATSASGQ
- the aroD gene encoding type I 3-dehydroquinate dehydratase codes for the protein MNTVKVRNVVIGEGIPKIIVPIVGKTREEILSAAESFKGVRFDIVEWRVDWYDDIFDPDKVLETSKKLRETLGDTPILFTFRTSKEGGEKAIDPDEYAGLNITAAASGYVDMVDVEAFTGDDIVKKIIDGAHEHGVKVIASNHDFNKTPDKDDLVGRLKKMQELGADIPKIAVMPKSKKDVLTLLSATEEFATNIADRPIITMSMAGTGLISRLCGECFGSAATFGAVGKVSAPGQMDAEGLDTVLNLIHGAM
- a CDS encoding MFS transporter, translating into MNKKYFPAAFILYLNYFVHGVGCSILGQSVIKEALAASWGVEAMAITAISAALGLGRLIALPFAGPLSDKLGRRISVVIGGASYAIYLIGLAFAFNAGANGGYQIAYACAIIGGIANSFLDTGIYPAVAEIISDAPGVATMGIKFFIAISQMLLPFFLGMAVATNAAGLVSYNNLFYVCGIAYVVLLVLILILPLPDSDAAKGEKKEGLIDSLKHTHFSFESIAMILIGFTCTGTFQLWLNCAQNYAKTNVGWEDPSIMQTYYSIGTMLALIVTAALTRKIKDVRFIVAYPVICLATLIFVLISPSEGVCKVAAFVIGWAGAGGLLQIATSVCNMLFPKIKGTVTALVMIASSLCNYTILTAASAMTPSGVMVMNIVLTAVGVLLGLFVNLRYTKMVEANN